In one window of Tellurirhabdus rosea DNA:
- a CDS encoding TonB-dependent receptor domain-containing protein, with protein MLLFLSVPARAQTDRSVKVSGLLLDEQQKPVPFATVALFRTGETALLTGAVSNESGRFELQARPGSYFLKITVLSYQEKVVQGVTVGSQPVEIGTVKLVPSAKNLEEVVIKGEQSVMELALDKKIFHVGKDLANAGGTATDLLRNVPSVAVDVEGNISLRGSGSVRILIDGRPSGLVSLKGGAGLQQLQGSMVERIEIITNPSARYEAEGMGGIINIILKKDQSQGFNGSFDLIAGNPANYGAAANLNFRHRKVNFFVNYTGSYRNTPGRNSLYQRVFEDDTTITSRQRMESRLNGRFNTARGGIDFFINSKNTLTGAYTWRKSIGKRFANIDYLDYAPNTEVLSSLTYRTQDETETEPNSEYALSWKRTFARSGHELTADLRYLDNWESSDQLFTERRFLPGATRPVGDTLFQRSLNDETEKQWLAQIDYVQPFGKDGKFEAGARSSFRDMTNDFTVLQRVTQTVWEPLPNLTNDFLYEENIHALYGILGNKAGKFSYQAGLRAEWTDVTTTLRLTREVNPRRYANLFPSVHLTYELPRQHALQVSYSRRVRRPNYNDLSPFMTYSDARNFFSGNPDLNPEFTDAFELGHIQTMRKGSISSSLYYRHTTGKILRIRRVDENGFSNTRPENLAVENSFGYEFTAAYSPWKWWKLDGSFNFFRAITDGDNLDTGFKSDTYSWFTRLNSRVTMLKGTDFQLRGNYEAPQQMPQGRRKGLAALDIAFSRDILKNNATLTLNVIDVFNSRVFRSITEGPNFYTDSRSQGRLRQVNLTFNYRLKQAKKKGKEFTDGL; from the coding sequence ATGTTGCTGTTTCTGTCCGTTCCGGCTCGAGCCCAGACCGACCGTTCGGTAAAGGTCAGCGGCCTGCTGCTGGACGAACAGCAGAAACCGGTTCCCTTCGCTACCGTCGCCCTTTTCCGAACCGGCGAAACGGCCCTGCTGACGGGCGCGGTCTCCAATGAATCGGGCCGGTTTGAACTCCAGGCCCGGCCGGGCAGCTACTTTCTGAAAATCACGGTGCTCTCGTACCAGGAAAAAGTGGTTCAGGGCGTTACGGTAGGCAGTCAGCCCGTCGAAATCGGGACGGTGAAGCTGGTGCCGAGCGCCAAAAATCTGGAGGAAGTCGTCATCAAAGGGGAGCAGAGCGTGATGGAACTGGCCCTCGACAAGAAGATCTTTCACGTCGGCAAAGACCTCGCCAACGCGGGCGGGACGGCGACCGACCTGCTCCGGAACGTGCCGTCGGTGGCGGTGGACGTGGAAGGCAACATCAGCCTGCGGGGCAGCGGCAGCGTCCGGATTCTGATCGACGGCCGCCCGTCCGGGCTGGTCAGTCTGAAAGGCGGGGCCGGGCTCCAGCAGTTGCAGGGCAGCATGGTGGAGCGCATCGAGATCATCACCAACCCGTCGGCGCGCTACGAAGCCGAGGGCATGGGCGGCATCATCAACATCATTCTGAAAAAAGACCAGAGCCAGGGCTTCAACGGCTCGTTTGACCTCATTGCGGGCAATCCGGCCAACTACGGCGCGGCGGCCAACCTGAATTTTCGCCACCGCAAGGTGAATTTCTTCGTCAATTATACCGGCTCGTACCGGAATACGCCCGGACGCAACTCGCTCTACCAGCGCGTTTTCGAAGACGATACGACCATCACCAGCCGCCAGCGCATGGAAAGCCGCCTGAACGGACGCTTCAACACGGCGCGGGGCGGTATCGACTTTTTCATTAATTCCAAAAACACGCTGACGGGCGCCTATACGTGGCGGAAAAGCATCGGAAAGCGGTTTGCCAACATCGACTACCTCGACTACGCCCCGAACACGGAAGTGCTCAGTTCGCTGACCTACCGGACGCAGGACGAGACCGAAACCGAGCCGAACTCCGAGTATGCCCTGAGCTGGAAACGCACCTTCGCCCGCAGCGGCCACGAACTGACCGCCGACCTGCGCTACCTCGACAACTGGGAAAGCTCCGACCAGCTTTTTACGGAACGGCGGTTCCTGCCCGGTGCCACCCGGCCGGTGGGCGATACCCTGTTCCAGCGTTCCCTGAACGACGAAACCGAAAAGCAGTGGCTGGCGCAGATCGATTACGTGCAGCCGTTCGGCAAAGACGGGAAATTTGAGGCCGGAGCCCGGAGCAGCTTCCGGGACATGACCAACGATTTTACGGTGCTGCAACGGGTCACCCAAACGGTCTGGGAGCCGCTGCCAAACCTGACCAACGATTTTCTGTACGAAGAAAATATCCACGCGCTGTACGGCATTCTGGGCAACAAAGCCGGGAAATTCTCCTACCAGGCAGGTCTGCGCGCCGAGTGGACGGACGTGACGACGACGCTCCGGCTGACCCGGGAGGTGAACCCGCGCCGGTACGCCAACCTGTTCCCGAGCGTTCACCTGACCTACGAACTGCCCCGGCAGCACGCCCTGCAGGTCAGCTACAGCCGCCGTGTGCGCCGTCCGAACTACAACGACCTTAGCCCGTTTATGACCTACAGCGACGCCCGCAACTTTTTCAGCGGCAACCCGGACCTGAACCCGGAATTCACCGACGCCTTCGAACTGGGCCATATCCAGACGATGCGCAAAGGCTCCATCAGTTCGTCGCTGTACTACCGGCACACCACCGGCAAGATTCTGCGCATCCGCCGCGTGGACGAGAACGGTTTTTCGAACACCCGCCCCGAAAACCTGGCGGTGGAAAACTCGTTTGGCTATGAATTTACGGCGGCGTATTCGCCCTGGAAATGGTGGAAACTGGACGGCAGCTTTAATTTCTTCCGGGCCATCACCGACGGCGACAACCTCGATACCGGGTTTAAAAGCGATACCTACAGCTGGTTTACGCGCCTCAACTCGCGGGTGACCATGCTGAAAGGAACGGATTTCCAGCTGCGCGGCAACTACGAAGCGCCGCAGCAGATGCCCCAGGGCCGCCGCAAAGGATTGGCCGCGCTGGACATCGCGTTCAGCCGCGATATTCTGAAAAACAACGCGACGCTGACGCTGAACGTCATCGACGTGTTCAACTCCCGCGTGTTCCGGAGTATCACCGAAGGTCCCAATTTCTACACCGATTCGCGCTCGCAGGGCCGTTTGCGGCAGGTCAACCTGACGTTCAACTACCGGCTGAAGCAGGCTAAGAAGAAAGGCAAGGAATTTACGGATGGCCTGTAA
- a CDS encoding DUF3828 domain-containing protein, whose protein sequence is MKHFTFLVLLAAGLLACQKKTPNSTLSATGTPPSDSAAIAQTVHGFYKWYIAFSQDSTKRVDFTEERDEHLALNQPRLERYFAHFKASGFVSDEFIAGEYAFYRECSQLWQAEAVDDVPSCLDADKYFCAQDWDPAFWTDSPVRLRKLGPDKVLATLFGNHFDRPMERNIELKRENGRWRITRIECDMGLGAGPVQLKSVTVDEAYVAARTASRPDLSEAEFTRLQLGNIIPDDLRQDPHIKIVVLDTLLANGRNTIVLAARDSDSETEAWLVQYDNTAKMLFWDQVFYADRVEYLKTISAVVSGNGVAIKTTTETDGRTSEKAKKYVLSNALIFERD, encoded by the coding sequence ATGAAACACTTTACCTTCCTTGTCCTGCTGGCGGCCGGACTGCTGGCCTGCCAGAAAAAGACGCCGAACAGCACCCTTTCCGCGACCGGCACCCCGCCCTCCGACTCGGCGGCCATTGCCCAGACGGTCCACGGGTTTTATAAATGGTACATCGCTTTTTCGCAGGACAGTACCAAACGGGTCGATTTTACCGAAGAACGGGACGAACATCTGGCCCTGAACCAGCCCCGGCTGGAACGGTATTTTGCCCATTTCAAGGCCAGCGGCTTCGTCAGCGACGAATTCATCGCCGGTGAGTACGCTTTTTACCGGGAATGCAGCCAGTTATGGCAGGCCGAAGCGGTGGATGACGTGCCCTCCTGTCTGGATGCCGACAAGTACTTCTGCGCGCAGGACTGGGACCCGGCGTTCTGGACCGATTCGCCCGTTCGCCTCCGGAAGCTGGGGCCGGACAAGGTGCTGGCCACGCTTTTCGGCAACCATTTCGACCGTCCGATGGAGCGGAATATCGAACTGAAACGGGAAAACGGCCGGTGGCGCATCACCCGCATTGAATGCGACATGGGACTCGGGGCGGGGCCGGTTCAGCTGAAATCGGTTACGGTCGATGAGGCGTACGTGGCCGCCCGGACGGCGAGTCGCCCGGACCTTTCGGAGGCGGAGTTTACCCGGCTGCAACTGGGCAATATCATTCCGGATGATCTTCGGCAGGACCCCCACATAAAAATCGTCGTGCTGGACACGCTGCTCGCCAACGGCCGAAACACGATTGTCCTCGCGGCCCGGGACAGCGACAGCGAGACGGAAGCCTGGCTGGTTCAGTACGACAATACGGCGAAAATGCTGTTCTGGGACCAGGTATTTTATGCCGACCGGGTTGAATACCTCAAAACCATCAGCGCGGTGGTTTCCGGCAACGGCGTAGCGATCAAAACGACCACGGAGACGGATGGCCGGACGTCAGAAAAAGCGAAAAAATACGTCCTGAGTAACGCGCTGATTTTTGAACGGGACTAA
- a CDS encoding sensor histidine kinase → MRSLNYSRYDWVLQLLILPVYIGLLNWILIGETYWQNRSTLLMATGITFVTSFANWLVNNQVAAFVNRKFGDPNIFLLRSMIRFVCTSSVSTSFACLLFGLYTILELPGFVADGARLAFGILYTLGIVAVVIITYEGMDTYRYWMQSRREVDTLSKAQLQAQFDALRQQVNPHFLFNSLNSLISLIDENPRQAGIYAEELSSVYRYLLRSNEAPLVPLSTELDFVTSYYHLLKTRHGDAIQLVTRILPGMEERQLPPLTLQLLIENAVKHNVVLPEQPLTILLATDGPQLVVSNNLQRKPSRTLSNGVGLSNILTKYQMLGQPAPVIEDNGREFRVRLPLVDSTKAPDSPNVPAKTR, encoded by the coding sequence ATGAGGTCCCTGAACTATTCCCGCTACGACTGGGTGTTGCAGCTTCTGATTCTGCCGGTGTACATCGGACTGCTGAACTGGATTCTCATCGGGGAGACGTACTGGCAGAACCGCAGTACGCTGCTGATGGCAACGGGCATAACGTTTGTGACCTCGTTTGCCAACTGGCTCGTCAATAACCAGGTGGCGGCGTTTGTCAACCGGAAATTCGGCGACCCCAACATCTTCCTGCTGCGCTCGATGATCCGGTTCGTCTGCACGTCGTCCGTATCAACCTCGTTCGCCTGTCTGCTGTTCGGGCTGTACACTATCCTCGAACTGCCCGGTTTTGTGGCCGACGGCGCCCGCCTCGCGTTCGGAATCCTGTATACGCTGGGAATCGTTGCCGTGGTCATCATTACGTACGAGGGAATGGATACGTATAGGTACTGGATGCAGTCGCGCCGGGAAGTGGATACGCTCAGCAAGGCGCAGCTTCAGGCGCAGTTCGATGCCCTCCGGCAGCAGGTAAATCCGCATTTTTTGTTCAACAGCCTGAATTCCCTCATTTCGCTCATAGACGAAAACCCCAGACAGGCCGGGATTTACGCCGAAGAACTGAGTTCGGTCTACCGGTATCTTCTCCGCAGCAACGAAGCCCCGCTGGTTCCCCTGTCTACCGAACTGGACTTTGTCACCTCGTATTATCACCTGCTGAAAACCCGCCACGGCGACGCTATCCAGCTGGTGACGCGCATCCTGCCGGGCATGGAAGAACGGCAGCTTCCGCCGCTGACGTTGCAGCTGCTGATCGAAAACGCCGTTAAACACAACGTGGTGCTGCCCGAACAGCCGCTGACCATTCTGCTCGCGACGGACGGACCTCAGCTGGTGGTGAGCAACAACCTCCAGCGCAAACCCAGCCGGACGCTGTCCAACGGCGTGGGCCTTTCCAACATCCTGACCAAGTACCAGATGCTGGGCCAGCCCGCCCCGGTGATCGAAGACAACGGCCGCGAGTTCCGGGTGAGGCTGCCACTGGTGGACTCCACCAAGGCGCCCGACTCCCCGAATGTCCCGGCGAAAACCCGGTAA
- a CDS encoding T9SS type A sorting domain-containing protein produces the protein MKRILSLLPTAVRFRDINWLAATLWLALLSFSFVAPTRAQTFAGQNTYGSTGEDYAQKIVASADGGYFLVGYTYGNDRDVVGSKGFSEGWIVKIDKDRKWLWQKTLGGQSVDELRAVAATPDGGCVVAGLTTSENGNVPLPAKGDNDLLVARLDASGNLVWVRRFGGSGSDSASDVMITSDGGIALTGTTTSHDGDVRGQHGESDIWVLKLTGTGDLLWQRALGGSSVDQGRFIVPGRFGAGFLIGAVTASRDGDVVGNNGQYDIWMVQLGASGNLEAQKTVGGPDNDNITSLTRLSQGDYTLTGTTTALTPAGFSQPEAWITTRTSFFIGTDAWSWRRQLRRPGREVRAGSVTPSPDGGYLVAGISLPVNEQGQRGSSDAWLVKFNSDNDVVWERTFGGSGSDEAVSVALTPEGNYMVLGNTGSNNWDVIGNRGGTDYWLFKVIEPLRILEPVHNCQTGNVTIATAGGSGGPIEYRVAGLRDWGASPLFTIPAHQADGTTFTLEARQGDVVVQRLFSTICFRFDNPQLVITTPTYSCASGSLFFEANRWAPGAEFRVAGLRDWGPSRNFTVPVHQRSGTVFTLEARLPNGAYASRTFATYCEEGTPIYGARLASESAPDKVAVPKLRLSAFPNPARSQTTVELSGLSGQAARLVLSNLQGRVVWEQTVEVKSERQRQVVPLTNLANGLYILQVSTAAGVQRVNLLKE, from the coding sequence ATGAAACGAATTCTATCGCTCCTTCCGACCGCGGTCCGGTTCCGCGACATCAACTGGCTGGCCGCTACTTTGTGGCTCGCCCTGCTTTCTTTCTCTTTCGTCGCTCCCACCCGGGCCCAGACGTTTGCCGGACAAAACACCTACGGCAGCACCGGAGAAGACTACGCCCAGAAAATAGTGGCCTCCGCGGACGGTGGCTACTTTCTGGTGGGTTACACCTACGGAAATGACCGTGACGTGGTGGGCAGCAAAGGCTTCAGCGAAGGCTGGATCGTCAAAATCGACAAAGACCGGAAATGGCTCTGGCAGAAAACACTGGGCGGACAGTCCGTCGATGAATTACGCGCAGTAGCGGCCACTCCCGACGGTGGCTGTGTGGTAGCCGGACTCACAACGTCTGAAAACGGCAATGTGCCGCTACCGGCCAAAGGAGACAACGACCTGCTGGTTGCCCGACTCGACGCAAGCGGTAACTTAGTCTGGGTCAGACGATTTGGCGGCTCCGGGAGTGATTCAGCCAGCGATGTAATGATTACTTCCGACGGTGGAATTGCCCTTACCGGCACCACCACCTCCCACGATGGGGATGTGCGCGGACAGCACGGAGAAAGCGACATCTGGGTCTTGAAACTGACCGGAACCGGCGACCTGCTCTGGCAGCGAGCGCTGGGCGGCAGTTCCGTTGACCAGGGCCGGTTTATCGTCCCCGGCCGGTTTGGTGCCGGGTTTCTTATCGGGGCGGTCACGGCCTCCCGGGACGGGGACGTTGTGGGCAACAACGGGCAGTACGACATCTGGATGGTTCAGCTCGGCGCATCGGGCAATCTGGAGGCGCAGAAAACCGTCGGCGGGCCGGACAATGACAACATCACGTCGCTGACCCGGTTGTCGCAGGGCGATTACACCCTTACCGGCACGACCACCGCGCTTACTCCTGCCGGCTTCAGCCAGCCCGAAGCCTGGATAACGACAAGAACCTCTTTCTTTATCGGCACGGACGCCTGGAGCTGGCGGCGACAGCTGCGCAGACCGGGCCGCGAGGTTCGCGCCGGTTCGGTAACCCCGTCCCCCGACGGCGGCTACCTGGTCGCCGGCATTTCATTGCCCGTCAATGAGCAGGGCCAGCGGGGTTCCAGCGACGCTTGGCTTGTGAAGTTCAACAGCGACAACGATGTGGTCTGGGAGCGGACCTTCGGCGGCAGCGGCTCGGATGAGGCCGTCAGCGTGGCGCTGACACCGGAAGGAAATTACATGGTCCTCGGCAACACCGGTTCCAACAACTGGGATGTCATCGGCAACCGCGGCGGCACCGACTACTGGCTGTTTAAGGTCATCGAGCCGCTGCGCATTCTGGAGCCGGTGCACAATTGCCAGACGGGCAACGTAACCATCGCTACGGCGGGCGGCAGCGGCGGACCCATCGAATACCGCGTTGCCGGGCTGCGCGACTGGGGTGCCTCGCCCCTGTTCACCATCCCGGCGCACCAGGCCGACGGCACCACGTTTACGCTGGAAGCCCGGCAGGGTGACGTGGTGGTCCAGCGGCTGTTCTCTACGATTTGTTTCCGGTTCGACAATCCGCAATTGGTTATAACCACCCCCACGTACAGTTGCGCCTCCGGGTCGTTGTTTTTCGAGGCCAATCGCTGGGCGCCTGGTGCAGAATTCCGCGTTGCCGGTCTGCGTGACTGGGGGCCGTCGCGTAATTTCACCGTCCCGGTGCATCAGCGGTCGGGCACCGTATTTACGCTGGAAGCCCGCCTGCCCAACGGGGCCTACGCCTCCCGCACCTTTGCGACTTACTGCGAGGAAGGAACGCCCATTTACGGGGCGAGGCTGGCGTCTGAAAGCGCACCCGACAAGGTTGCTGTGCCTAAACTCCGGCTGAGTGCCTTCCCGAATCCCGCCCGCAGCCAGACGACGGTCGAACTGTCGGGGCTGAGCGGTCAGGCGGCGCGGCTGGTCCTGAGCAATCTGCAGGGGCGGGTCGTCTGGGAGCAGACGGTCGAGGTGAAATCCGAACGCCAGCGGCAGGTGGTTCCTCTGACCAATCTGGCCAATGGGCTGTACATTCTGCAGGTCAGCACGGCCGCGGGTGTTCAGCGGGTTAATTTGCTGAAAGAATAA